The Sorangiineae bacterium MSr11367 genome window below encodes:
- a CDS encoding DNA repair exonuclease codes for MKFVHAADLHIDSPLRGLTRYEGAPVERARRATREAFERVVALCLTEQAQFLVLAGDVFDGDWKDIGTGLYFVSQLARLRETGCRVLLLRGNHDFELTKQLAYAEHVFEFGAAGSKRGKYTYRFDDEGVAFHGVSYAQKKVDKSLLPLYAPPVAGLVNVGVLHTNATGSREHAAYAPCTVAELVAHGYDYWALGHVHSHAVLHEDPWVVYPGNTQGRSVREVGPKGCVLVESSGDRTLDVRFVPTDTMRYFVEEVLLAPEDDTADLFEKVRHRLDDVVARAENSLAAVRLEITGSCRAHAAIVAERESILGQIRADAIDRGGDVWLEKVKLSTSPAASIEALRAAKGLVAELLTWTDRLRGDDADTERLGLLRTLEPLKKKLARELEELEIVVEDEAWFAGVLDRAEALLAERLTSGAND; via the coding sequence GTGAAGTTCGTTCACGCGGCTGATCTGCACATTGACAGCCCACTCCGTGGTCTAACCCGCTACGAAGGCGCACCCGTCGAGCGAGCTCGGCGTGCAACGCGCGAGGCATTCGAGCGGGTCGTGGCGTTGTGCCTGACCGAGCAAGCCCAGTTCCTCGTGCTCGCGGGCGACGTGTTCGACGGCGATTGGAAGGACATTGGGACCGGCCTCTACTTCGTGAGCCAGCTCGCGCGCCTTCGCGAGACGGGGTGCCGCGTGCTGCTTCTTCGCGGGAACCACGACTTCGAGCTGACCAAGCAGCTCGCGTACGCCGAACACGTGTTCGAGTTCGGCGCCGCCGGCTCGAAGCGGGGAAAGTACACGTACCGCTTCGACGACGAGGGCGTGGCCTTCCACGGTGTGAGCTACGCCCAGAAGAAGGTGGACAAGAGCCTCCTTCCTCTTTACGCGCCACCGGTGGCGGGCCTCGTCAACGTGGGCGTGCTCCACACGAACGCCACCGGCAGCCGCGAACATGCGGCCTACGCCCCGTGCACCGTCGCGGAGCTGGTGGCGCACGGCTACGACTATTGGGCGCTGGGCCACGTGCACTCGCATGCTGTGCTCCACGAGGACCCATGGGTCGTGTACCCCGGCAACACGCAGGGGCGGAGTGTGCGTGAGGTCGGGCCGAAGGGATGTGTGCTGGTGGAGAGCTCGGGCGACCGTACCCTGGATGTGCGCTTCGTGCCGACGGACACGATGCGCTACTTCGTGGAGGAGGTGCTGCTCGCCCCGGAGGACGACACGGCGGACCTCTTCGAGAAGGTGCGCCACCGGCTCGATGATGTGGTGGCGCGGGCGGAGAACTCCCTGGCGGCGGTGCGGCTGGAGATCACGGGTAGCTGCCGGGCGCACGCGGCCATCGTGGCCGAGCGCGAGTCGATCCTCGGGCAGATCCGCGCCGACGCGATCGATCGCGGTGGCGATGTCTGGCTCGAGAAGGTGAAGCTTTCGACCTCGCCGGCAGCCTCGATCGAAGCGCTGCGCGCGGCGAAAGGGTTGGTCGCCGAGCTGCTGACGTGGACGGACCGGTTGCGCGGGGACGACGCCGACACCGAGCGGCTCGGGCTCTTGCGCACGCTCGAGCCGCTGAAGAAGAAACTGGCGCGCGAGCTCGAGGAGCTGGAGATCGTCGTGGAGGACGAGGCATGGTTCGCCGGCGTGCTCGATCGGGCCGAGGCGCTCTTGGCGGAGCGGCTCACGTCGGGTGCGAACGACTGA
- the raiA gene encoding ribosome-associated translation inhibitor RaiA: MNIAITFRHMESTKAVKAYAEEKIAKLQRFLRHPLKVQVVLSTQHRAHVAEVDLHAGAEHFHATETSEDMYASIDKVSDKLEAQIRSCKDHKKGQDRASDHLIPEAGGED; this comes from the coding sequence ATGAACATTGCCATCACCTTCCGGCACATGGAGTCGACCAAAGCAGTCAAGGCCTACGCGGAGGAGAAGATCGCCAAGCTGCAAAGGTTCCTTAGACACCCGCTGAAAGTACAGGTCGTCTTGAGCACGCAGCATCGTGCTCACGTCGCCGAAGTCGACCTCCATGCCGGGGCCGAACATTTCCACGCCACCGAGACCAGCGAGGACATGTATGCCTCGATCGACAAGGTGTCGGATAAACTGGAGGCCCAGATTCGTAGTTGTAAGGATCACAAGAAGGGGCAAGACCGCGCGTCCGATCATTTGATCCCCGAGGCGGGCGGCGAGGACTAG
- a CDS encoding AAA family ATPase, with protein MRLLRLELERFRHFREKKLSLAGEGPRHLTVVYGPNEAGKTTVLSAIRCFLFGFRDKSPELVLDFEQSELRVGALVELDNGRRYEATRTKGRKQTLFGRSLEGGEEFDEEWFHHRLERPSRAVFENVFGFSLDMLARGAESLKEHEVRSAIYGAGFGGHVDLEKVLGDLRKERESLFKESGRNPRINQLARVLDDRRRAIRAATTPGEEHRRVTDQLREQKVLAQSTYAEESARRTEVERTRAVMLAIEPYRALREAEAELEALSCPSGFTAEGGRAYEKLVGVREQVREELRSLEERTRETGERLSAWRDDPMALRAGDAIDGLAGDLGAYKKMLTERPKNAENVERLGRRTQERLREMHPTWDLAALRAMRFDEMTKSDFFDAAADHERLRTERERWTEREQELEALDRQREQHRRKLEAPLSTFASLDPAAMAVPPVDEVSRFETRFAACDRELTTRRERRADLKGQLATHEQELSAIESAGHAPAARDLESARARREIGWRIVERALGGEPTDEAVARYGEGEPLARAYERAVVAADDVADRMRLHADAVQKRALHEALAVRLGEQVRELERELTKLEETEKETRREWLALWARSGIEPMSPPSMRRWLEDRLAYVDLCTSITEERAKWQRDGERLERDERAWRTRFTQLASGMGVSPDLGVTRARKIVEDLAELRRTFLSEEQHLEEAGQRIGRELEGYEERVRVLGSVLEASISDPVRSVERWQGRLLAAREAVRMREELERGRKGDEHRAAQARTRLEATETEIRQYRALAGQGDDEGVRRVAEVALRIDELSRVAAEQRRVLRRAGVRWGQDAFLAEVADAAPELLEHRIAALEQEADALRERARAIDQEVGKLTEGLARLDGGSRAADEQAAAEADRAALAEDVERYAVLTFAEEILQGSIRRFEREHQPELLLRASGAFARMTRGRYPRIERRLDGSLLVERDDGRTVHPDALSTGTREQLFIALRLAYVESYSKSAESLPMVLDDVLVNFDEERTRGALEALSAFAERTQVLLFTCHSRLVDLVRDVVPDAHHASIPT; from the coding sequence ATGCGCCTTCTGCGGCTCGAGCTCGAGCGGTTTCGGCACTTCCGCGAGAAGAAGCTCTCGCTGGCGGGCGAAGGTCCGCGCCATTTGACCGTGGTCTATGGGCCGAACGAGGCGGGCAAGACGACGGTGCTGTCGGCGATCCGCTGCTTTCTCTTCGGCTTTCGCGACAAGAGCCCCGAGCTGGTGCTCGACTTCGAGCAGAGCGAATTGCGGGTGGGCGCGCTGGTGGAGCTCGACAATGGCCGCCGCTACGAGGCGACACGCACCAAGGGGCGCAAGCAGACGCTCTTCGGGCGCAGCCTGGAGGGCGGCGAGGAGTTCGACGAGGAGTGGTTCCACCACCGGTTGGAGCGGCCGAGCCGCGCGGTGTTCGAGAACGTGTTCGGCTTCTCGCTGGACATGCTGGCCCGCGGCGCCGAGTCGCTCAAAGAGCACGAGGTGCGCAGCGCCATTTACGGGGCGGGCTTCGGCGGCCACGTCGACCTGGAGAAGGTGCTGGGCGATCTGCGCAAGGAGCGCGAGTCGCTGTTCAAGGAGAGCGGGCGCAATCCGCGGATCAATCAGCTGGCGCGTGTGCTCGACGATCGACGTCGGGCCATCCGCGCGGCCACGACACCGGGCGAGGAGCACCGGCGGGTGACCGATCAACTGCGCGAGCAGAAGGTGCTGGCGCAGAGCACCTACGCGGAGGAGTCGGCGCGGCGAACGGAGGTGGAGCGCACCCGCGCGGTGATGCTGGCCATCGAGCCTTACCGCGCACTGCGTGAGGCCGAGGCGGAGCTGGAGGCGCTGTCGTGCCCGAGCGGCTTTACGGCGGAGGGCGGGCGCGCGTACGAGAAGCTGGTCGGGGTGCGCGAGCAGGTGCGTGAGGAGCTGCGTTCGCTCGAGGAGCGGACCCGCGAAACGGGCGAGCGCCTGTCCGCGTGGCGGGACGATCCGATGGCGCTGAGGGCGGGTGATGCCATCGACGGGCTGGCCGGCGATCTGGGCGCGTACAAGAAGATGCTCACCGAGCGGCCGAAGAACGCGGAAAACGTGGAGCGTCTCGGGCGGCGCACGCAGGAGCGCCTTCGCGAGATGCACCCGACGTGGGACCTCGCGGCGCTGCGGGCGATGCGTTTCGATGAGATGACCAAGAGCGACTTCTTCGATGCGGCGGCCGATCATGAGCGGCTGCGCACCGAGCGGGAACGCTGGACGGAGCGCGAGCAGGAGCTGGAGGCGCTCGACCGGCAGCGCGAACAGCATCGGCGAAAGCTGGAGGCACCGCTGTCGACGTTCGCGTCCTTGGATCCTGCCGCGATGGCGGTGCCGCCGGTGGACGAGGTGTCGCGCTTCGAGACGCGCTTTGCGGCGTGCGATCGGGAGTTGACCACGCGGCGGGAGCGGCGCGCGGATCTGAAGGGGCAGCTGGCCACGCACGAGCAGGAGCTTTCGGCGATCGAGTCGGCGGGGCATGCACCCGCGGCGCGCGATCTGGAGTCGGCGCGCGCGCGGAGGGAAATCGGCTGGCGCATCGTGGAGCGGGCGCTGGGTGGCGAGCCGACGGATGAAGCCGTGGCGCGCTACGGGGAAGGGGAGCCTCTCGCGCGGGCCTACGAGCGCGCCGTGGTGGCGGCGGACGATGTGGCGGATCGTATGCGGCTGCACGCGGACGCCGTTCAAAAGCGCGCGCTTCACGAGGCCCTGGCCGTGCGCCTCGGCGAGCAGGTGCGCGAGCTGGAACGCGAGCTCACGAAGCTCGAGGAGACGGAGAAGGAGACACGGCGCGAGTGGCTCGCCCTGTGGGCGCGCTCGGGGATCGAGCCCATGAGTCCACCCTCGATGCGGCGGTGGCTCGAGGATCGGCTGGCCTACGTGGATCTGTGCACCTCGATCACCGAGGAGCGTGCAAAGTGGCAGCGCGACGGCGAGCGCCTCGAGCGCGACGAGCGCGCATGGCGCACGCGTTTCACGCAGCTCGCCTCGGGGATGGGGGTGTCGCCCGATCTGGGGGTGACGCGGGCGCGGAAAATCGTGGAGGATCTCGCGGAGCTGCGGCGGACGTTCCTGAGCGAGGAACAGCACCTGGAGGAAGCGGGGCAGCGCATCGGACGCGAGCTCGAGGGCTACGAGGAGCGCGTGCGCGTGCTGGGGAGCGTGCTCGAGGCGAGCATCTCGGACCCCGTCCGCAGCGTGGAACGATGGCAAGGGCGGCTTCTGGCCGCGCGCGAGGCCGTGCGCATGCGCGAAGAACTGGAGCGCGGGCGCAAGGGCGATGAGCACCGCGCCGCGCAGGCGAGGACGCGGCTCGAGGCGACGGAGACCGAGATTCGGCAGTACCGCGCGCTGGCCGGGCAGGGGGACGACGAGGGCGTGCGCCGTGTGGCGGAGGTGGCGTTGCGCATCGACGAGCTTTCGCGTGTGGCCGCGGAGCAGCGGCGGGTTCTTCGCCGTGCCGGTGTGCGCTGGGGGCAGGACGCCTTTCTCGCGGAGGTGGCCGACGCTGCGCCGGAGTTGCTCGAGCATCGCATCGCGGCGCTGGAGCAGGAGGCGGACGCGCTGCGCGAGCGTGCGCGCGCCATCGATCAAGAGGTGGGAAAGCTCACCGAGGGCCTCGCGCGGCTCGATGGCGGTTCGCGCGCCGCGGACGAGCAAGCGGCGGCGGAGGCCGACCGCGCGGCCCTGGCGGAGGACGTGGAACGCTACGCGGTGCTCACGTTCGCCGAGGAAATCCTGCAAGGGAGCATCCGTCGCTTCGAGCGGGAGCACCAGCCCGAGCTTTTGCTCCGCGCCTCGGGGGCCTTCGCGCGCATGACCCGAGGTCGCTACCCGCGCATCGAGCGGCGGCTCGATGGCTCGCTCCTCGTGGAGCGCGACGATGGCCGCACCGTGCACCCCGATGCGCTGTCCACTGGTACCCGCGAGCAGCTCTTCATCGCGCTGCGCCTGGCGTACGTGGAGAGCTACTCCAAGAGCGCCGAATCGCTGCCGATGGTGCTCGACGACGTGCTCGTCAATTTCGACGAGGAGCGCACCCGCGGTGCGCTGGAAGCGCTCTCCGCATTCGCCGAGCGCACGCAGGTGCTGCTATTTACATGTCACTCGCGCCTCGTCGACCTGGTGCGCGACGTCGTTCCCGATGCTCATCACGCCTCCATCCCAACTTAG
- the rapZ gene encoding RNase adapter RapZ, which yields MSAASPTTVVIVTGLSGAGKTTALHTLEDLGFFCVDNLPTALAPRAVTVCEEGGMTRVALGMDVRVRSFIAKVGEVLSELRAGARDVHVIFLDASDESLLHRFSESRRPHPLTTEAAREAGREGAIAVLDGVRLERERLSPMRAQATHVYDTTHLSVHDLRRAVIAHFGPAAAGAPRMLTRIVSFGFKYGTPADADLVLDVRFLENPYFVKELKRLPGTDVRVRSFVLGLSEAQEFLKKTGELLKFMLPKYEREGKSYLTIGVGCTGGRHRSVVLAEALSEMLRRDGHLSVVHRDVARGETKHPPPAPDDAAADEDMESQRHSNTELKGVVSPAIIPRGNDE from the coding sequence ATGAGCGCGGCTTCGCCGACGACGGTGGTCATCGTGACCGGGCTGTCCGGCGCGGGAAAAACCACGGCATTGCATACGCTGGAAGATCTCGGATTCTTCTGCGTCGACAACCTTCCGACCGCGCTGGCCCCCCGCGCGGTGACCGTGTGCGAGGAAGGCGGCATGACCCGCGTCGCCCTCGGGATGGACGTGCGCGTGCGGAGCTTCATCGCCAAGGTGGGCGAGGTTCTCTCCGAGCTTCGCGCCGGCGCGCGCGACGTGCACGTGATCTTTCTCGATGCATCGGACGAGTCGCTGCTGCATCGCTTCAGCGAATCGCGCAGGCCCCACCCCCTCACCACCGAGGCCGCGCGTGAGGCCGGTCGGGAAGGTGCCATCGCGGTGCTCGATGGCGTGAGGCTCGAACGCGAGCGCCTTTCGCCCATGCGGGCGCAGGCCACGCACGTGTACGACACCACGCACCTGAGCGTCCATGATCTGCGGCGTGCAGTGATTGCTCACTTCGGCCCGGCGGCCGCGGGCGCGCCGCGGATGCTCACGCGCATCGTGTCCTTCGGCTTCAAATATGGAACGCCGGCGGACGCCGACTTGGTGCTCGACGTTCGCTTCCTCGAGAACCCCTACTTCGTGAAGGAACTCAAACGCCTTCCAGGCACCGATGTAAGGGTCCGCAGCTTCGTCCTCGGCTTGTCGGAAGCACAGGAATTCCTAAAGAAGACAGGGGAGCTTTTGAAGTTCATGCTCCCGAAGTACGAGCGAGAAGGGAAAAGCTATTTGACCATCGGGGTCGGATGTACCGGGGGACGGCATCGTTCGGTCGTGCTTGCCGAAGCACTGTCGGAGATGTTGCGCCGCGACGGGCACCTGTCCGTGGTGCACCGCGACGTAGCGCGGGGAGAGACGAAGCATCCACCACCGGCCCCGGACGATGCAGCCGCGGACGAGGACATGGAGTCGCAGCGCCACTCGAACACGGAGCTCAAAGGCGTCGTTTCCCCGGCCATCATCCCGCGAGGTAACGATGAGTAA
- the hprK gene encoding HPr(Ser) kinase/phosphatase: MGSSDQSGNSFPPGMPPSVQAQGEISVETFVSDPGLAIRLRQVAGESGLQRPIRHPRVQKSGLALAGHFYGVVPTRVQVLGETELSYLDALDPGVRGVAARGFFSLGLSCVIVTSNHTPPRALLTAAEATGTPLFVSPSRSSRTINAVHAVLDDRLAPQAKLHGVLVDVFGVGLLLLGKSGIGKSECALELVLRGHRLVADDVVLCDWRPPGMVFGAPADLLRHHIEVRGLGVLNVKALFGVTSVRERKRIDVVVRLADWDETTEYDRLGLEEKFYTILNAPIRELSVPVRPGRDMGSILEIAARNELLRRAGTNSSREFKDRLEQQLVTRAAIDEPDAALESVPDASSPSSPETEEDTAERPSWAAMAERAAGLNESSAWIPIRPIRKGDDE, from the coding sequence ATGGGTAGCTCCGACCAAAGTGGCAATAGTTTCCCGCCCGGCATGCCCCCCAGCGTGCAGGCCCAGGGGGAAATCTCGGTGGAGACATTCGTGTCCGATCCGGGGCTCGCCATTCGGTTGAGGCAGGTTGCAGGCGAAAGCGGGCTCCAAAGGCCCATCCGCCATCCACGGGTGCAAAAGTCGGGGCTGGCACTGGCAGGGCACTTCTACGGCGTGGTGCCCACGCGCGTGCAGGTCCTCGGGGAAACCGAGTTGTCGTACCTCGATGCGCTCGATCCGGGCGTGCGCGGGGTGGCGGCGCGGGGGTTCTTCTCGCTCGGATTGTCGTGCGTCATCGTGACGAGCAACCACACGCCGCCGCGTGCCCTGCTCACGGCCGCCGAGGCCACGGGCACGCCGCTGTTCGTATCGCCGAGCCGCTCGAGCCGCACCATCAATGCCGTGCACGCCGTGTTGGACGATCGACTGGCGCCGCAGGCCAAGCTTCACGGTGTGCTGGTCGACGTGTTTGGCGTGGGCCTACTGCTCTTGGGAAAGAGCGGCATCGGCAAGAGCGAGTGCGCACTCGAGCTCGTCCTGCGGGGCCATCGCCTGGTCGCCGACGACGTGGTGCTTTGCGATTGGCGTCCTCCGGGCATGGTCTTCGGCGCACCGGCCGACCTCTTGCGGCATCACATCGAAGTACGTGGCCTGGGCGTGCTCAACGTGAAAGCCTTGTTCGGTGTCACCTCCGTGCGCGAGCGCAAGCGTATCGACGTGGTCGTTCGCCTCGCCGACTGGGACGAGACGACGGAATACGACCGGCTCGGCTTGGAAGAGAAGTTCTACACGATCCTGAATGCCCCGATCCGGGAGCTGAGCGTTCCCGTCCGCCCAGGGCGCGACATGGGCAGCATCCTGGAGATTGCCGCGCGCAACGAGCTTCTGCGCCGCGCGGGGACGAACTCGTCGCGCGAGTTCAAAGATCGCCTGGAGCAACAGCTCGTCACGCGCGCGGCGATCGACGAGCCCGATGCGGCGCTGGAAAGTGTCCCCGACGCCTCGAGCCCCAGCTCGCCGGAGACCGAAGAGGATACGGCCGAGCGCCCATCCTGGGCCGCGATGGCCGAACGCGCCGCGGGGTTGAACGAAAGCTCGGCGTGGATCCCGATCCGCCCGATCCGCAAGGGGGATGACGAATGA
- the rpoN gene encoding RNA polymerase factor sigma-54, producing MEIKQQLKLSQQLVMTPQLQQAIRLLQLSRLELIDEIRKELDANPVLADDDIDPRARGAEGIGSDPASGGLQTDERVERLEGLERLKNTDPQQLQTEKKTQDIDWEQLLENRTLQQALPANRGGFDDLPPIEQNLTKPQSLVDHLRWQLQMSDFTEAERRFAELVLGNLDDNGLLDLKGTEREGGEKTPDLTIEELADESGLDPEDAPEVLRMMQEWDPVGSCSRDLRECLRVQAEVFGYEDLELQIIDKHLHNLEKHNYQAIARDLKVPVEEIYEAVKEIQKLESRPARNFSETDERTIGITPDVYVIKDSDRFVVTDNDRGVQRLYINETLTKRLLKDPGAKEFIGEKLRNAQWLIRAIEQRRKTIIRVTECIVEKQREFFERGVQFLKPMILRDVADAVGMHESTISRVTTNKYVHTPQGLFELKYFFNSSIRRMAEEDIASESVKQAIKKIIEGEDKSNPLSDQAIVEILASQNGIQIARRTVAKYREMLGILASSKRKKLF from the coding sequence ATGGAAATAAAGCAACAGCTCAAACTGAGTCAGCAGCTCGTGATGACCCCGCAGTTGCAGCAGGCGATTCGCCTCTTGCAACTGTCGCGCCTCGAGCTGATTGACGAAATCCGAAAAGAGCTCGATGCCAATCCGGTCCTGGCCGACGACGACATCGACCCTCGGGCACGTGGCGCGGAAGGGATCGGCAGTGATCCCGCGAGCGGCGGGCTTCAAACGGACGAGCGGGTCGAGCGCCTCGAAGGCCTCGAGCGGCTGAAGAACACCGACCCGCAGCAACTCCAGACGGAGAAGAAAACCCAGGACATCGACTGGGAGCAACTCCTGGAGAATCGCACCCTGCAGCAGGCCCTCCCCGCGAATCGCGGTGGCTTCGACGACCTGCCGCCCATCGAGCAAAACCTCACGAAGCCGCAGTCGCTGGTCGATCATCTGCGCTGGCAGCTTCAGATGAGCGACTTCACCGAGGCCGAACGGCGATTTGCCGAGCTCGTGCTCGGAAACCTCGACGACAACGGCCTTCTCGATCTCAAGGGAACCGAGCGCGAAGGCGGCGAAAAGACGCCGGATCTCACGATCGAAGAGCTGGCCGACGAGTCCGGGCTCGACCCGGAGGACGCCCCCGAGGTCCTGCGCATGATGCAGGAGTGGGACCCGGTCGGATCCTGCTCGCGCGACCTACGCGAGTGCCTGCGGGTCCAGGCCGAGGTGTTCGGCTACGAGGACCTGGAACTCCAAATCATCGATAAGCACCTTCATAACCTGGAGAAACACAATTACCAGGCCATCGCGCGCGACCTGAAGGTGCCGGTCGAGGAGATTTACGAGGCGGTCAAAGAGATTCAAAAGCTGGAGAGCCGCCCCGCGCGCAACTTCAGCGAGACCGACGAGCGCACCATTGGCATCACGCCCGACGTGTACGTCATCAAGGACAGCGACCGCTTCGTGGTCACCGACAACGACCGCGGCGTACAACGTCTCTACATCAATGAGACCTTGACGAAGCGGCTGCTGAAAGACCCCGGCGCCAAGGAATTCATTGGGGAAAAGTTGCGCAACGCCCAGTGGCTCATTCGCGCCATCGAGCAGCGCCGCAAGACCATCATCCGCGTGACCGAGTGCATCGTGGAAAAGCAGCGCGAGTTCTTCGAGCGCGGCGTCCAGTTCCTCAAGCCGATGATCCTGCGGGACGTGGCCGATGCGGTCGGCATGCACGAGTCGACCATCAGCCGCGTGACGACGAACAAGTACGTTCACACGCCGCAAGGCTTGTTCGAGCTCAAGTATTTCTTCAACTCGTCCATCCGCCGCATGGCCGAGGAAGACATCGCCTCGGAAAGCGTCAAACAGGCGATCAAGAAGATCATCGAGGGCGAGGACAAGTCGAACCCGCTCTCGGATCAGGCCATTGTCGAGATCCTCGCGTCACAAAATGGCATCCAAATTGCTCGACGCACCGTGGCAAAGTACCGGGAGATGCTCGGTATTCTCGCCTCGAGCAAACGAAAAAAGCTGTTTTAG
- a CDS encoding PTS sugar transporter subunit IIA has translation MRLTDLLSAERVCVRRGTETVSSKKEALALLADLLADGSQPPIPRATIESVLTEREKLQSTGIGDGVAIPHGAVAELDKQCAALLIVPDGIDFDAIDGEKANLLFSVITPKRATGEHLKTLARISRLLRNRSFRERLLSADDGRAAFELIASEEGGTS, from the coding sequence ATGCGACTTACGGATCTTCTCTCGGCGGAGCGTGTTTGCGTCCGCCGGGGCACCGAAACGGTTTCGAGCAAGAAAGAGGCATTGGCCCTGCTTGCAGATCTGCTCGCCGATGGATCCCAACCCCCCATACCGCGTGCGACCATCGAGAGCGTCCTCACGGAGCGCGAAAAATTGCAATCGACGGGGATCGGCGATGGAGTGGCGATTCCGCACGGTGCGGTGGCGGAGCTCGACAAGCAATGCGCCGCACTGCTCATCGTTCCGGACGGCATCGACTTCGATGCCATCGATGGTGAAAAGGCGAATTTGCTCTTTTCGGTCATCACGCCGAAACGAGCCACGGGTGAGCATCTGAAGACGCTCGCCCGTATCTCGCGTTTGCTTCGCAACCGCAGCTTCCGGGAACGGCTCCTTTCGGCCGACGACGGACGCGCGGCGTTCGAGCTCATCGCTTCGGAGGAGGGAGGCACTTCGTGA
- a CDS encoding DNA-3-methyladenine glycosylase, which translates to MLITPPSQLSYDMRLGADFFARDALVVARELLGTVLVHQRDGDVRAVRIVETEAYRGPTDLACHARVGLTKRTRTLYGPPGHAYVYLIYGMYDCFNVVCFGEGKGHAVLVRAGEPLSGIPDASRTDGPGRMTRALGITRAHDGFNLRESSLFLAPRATRPKMTTTPRVGVAYSGTWAEKPWRFYETGSRHVSRPSPRQIGLGS; encoded by the coding sequence ATGCTCATCACGCCTCCATCCCAACTTAGCTACGACATGCGCCTCGGCGCCGACTTCTTCGCGCGCGACGCGCTGGTGGTCGCACGCGAGCTGCTCGGCACCGTGCTGGTGCACCAGCGCGATGGCGACGTGCGCGCCGTGCGCATCGTCGAAACGGAGGCCTACCGGGGCCCGACGGATCTCGCCTGCCACGCACGCGTCGGCCTCACCAAGCGAACGCGCACCTTGTACGGCCCTCCCGGGCACGCCTACGTCTATTTGATCTACGGCATGTACGACTGCTTCAACGTCGTCTGCTTCGGCGAGGGAAAGGGCCACGCCGTCCTGGTGCGCGCCGGCGAGCCCCTTTCGGGCATCCCCGACGCCTCCCGCACCGACGGTCCCGGGCGCATGACCCGCGCCCTCGGCATCACCCGCGCCCACGACGGTTTCAACCTGCGCGAGAGCTCCCTCTTCCTCGCCCCCCGCGCCACACGCCCCAAAATGACCACCACGCCGCGGGTCGGCGTCGCCTACTCGGGCACCTGGGCCGAGAAGCCCTGGCGCTTCTACGAAACGGGCAGCCGCCACGTCTCCCGCCCAAGCCCCCGGCAAATCGGCCTCGGGAGCTGA